The following are encoded together in the Bos mutus isolate GX-2022 chromosome 3, NWIPB_WYAK_1.1, whole genome shotgun sequence genome:
- the UROD gene encoding uroporphyrinogen decarboxylase has translation MEAKESRPQGFPELKNDTFLRAAWGEETDYTPVWCMRQAGRYLPEFRETRAAQDFFSTCRSPEACCELTLQPLRRFPLDAAIIFSDILVVPQALGMEVTMVPGKGPSFPEPLREERDLERLQDPATVASELGYVFQAITLTRQRLAGRVPLIGFAGAPWTLMTYMVEGGGSSTMSQAKRWLYQRPQASHQLLRILTDALVPYLVGQVAAGAQALQLFESHAGHLGPQLFSKFALPYIRDVSKRVKAGLQEAGLAPVPMIIFAKDGHFALEELAQAGYEVVGLDWTVAPEKARERVGKTVTLQGNLDPCALYASEEEIGKLVQQMLNDFGPQRYIANLGHGLYPDMDPEHVGAFVDAVHKHSRLLRQN, from the exons ATGGAGGCGAAAGAGTCTAG ACCTCAGGGTTTTCCGGAGCTTAAGAATGACACCTTCCTGCGAGCAGCGTGGGGAGAAGAAACAGACTACACTCCTGTTTGGTGCATGCGGCAGGCAGGACGCTACTTACCAG AGTTTAGGGAAACTCGGGCTGCCCAGGACTTTTTCAGCACCTGTCGCTCCCCAGAAGCCTGCTGTGAACTTACCCTGCAG CCACTGCGTCGCTTCCCTCTGGATGCTGCCATCATCTTCTCCGACATCCTTGTCGTACCCCAG GCACTGGGCATGGAGGTGACCATGGTGCCTGGCAAAGGGCCCAGCTTCCCAGAACCATTAAGAGAAGAGCGGGACTTAGAGCGCCTCCAGGATCCAGCAACAGTGGCCTCTGAGCTGGGCTATGTGTTCCAGGCCATCACCCTCACTCGACAGCGGCTGGCTGGGCGTGTGCCACTGATTGGCTTTGCTGGTGCCCCG TGGACTCTGATGACATACATGGTTGAGGGTGGCGGCTCAAGCACCATGTCTCAGGCCAAGCGCTGGCTTTACCAGAGACCACAAGCCAGTCACCAGCTGCTTCGCATCCTCACTGATGCTCTTGTCCCTTATCTGGTGGGACAAGTGGCTGCTGGTGCCCAG GCATTGCAGCTCTTTGAGTCCCATGCAGGGCATCTTGGCCCACAACTCTTCAGTAAGTTTGCACTGCCCTACATCCGTGATGTGTCCAAGCGAGTGAAGGCCGGGCTGCAGGAGGCAGGCCTGGCACCAGTGCCCATG ATCATCTTTGCTAAGGATGGACATTTTGCCCTGGAGGAGCTGGCCCAGGCTGGCTACGAGGTGGTTGGGCTTGACTGGACAGTGGCCCCCGAGAAAGCCCG GGAACGCGTGGGAAAGACGGTGACCCTGCAGGGCAACCTGGACCCCTGTGCCCTGTATGCATCTGAG GAGGAGATTGGGAAGCTGGTGCAGCAGATGCTGAATGACTTTGGGCCACAGCGCTACATTGCCAACCTGGGCCATGGACTTTACCCTGACATGGACCCGGAACATGTGGGAGCCTTTGTGGATGCCGTGCACAAACACTCTCGCCTGCTTCGACAGAATTGA
- the HECTD3 gene encoding E3 ubiquitin-protein ligase HECTD3: protein MAGPGPGAALESPRQLLGRVRFLAEAAKSLRAGRPLPAALAFVPREVLYKLYKDPAGPSRVLLPVWEAEGLGLRVGATGPAPGTGSGALRAARDSIELRRGACVRTTGEELCNGHGLWVKLTKEQLAEHLGDCGLDEGWLLVCRPAEGGARLVPIDTPDHLQRQQQLFGVDYRPVLRWEQVVDLTYSHRLGSRPQPAEAYTEAVQRLLYVPPTWTYECDEDLIHFLYDHLGKEDENLGSVKQYVESIDVSSYTEEFNVSCLTDSNADTYWESDGSQCQHWVRLTMKKGTIVKKLLLTVDTTDDNFMPKRVVVYGGEGDNLKKLSDVSIDETLIGDVCVLEDMTVHLPIIEIRIVECRDDGIDVRLRGVKIKSSRQRELGLNADLFQPTNLVRYPRLEGTDPEVLYRRAVLLQRFIKILDSVLHHLVPAWDHTLGTFSEIKQVKQFLLLSRQRPGLVAQCLRDSESSKPSFMPRLYINRRLAMEHRACPLRDPACKNAVFTQVYEGLKPSDKYEKPLDYRWPMRYDQWWECKFIAEGIIDQGGGFRDSLADMSEELCPSSADTPVPLPFFVRTANQGNGTGEARDMYVPNPSCRDFAKYEWIGQLMGAALRGKEFLVLALPGFVWKQLSGEEVSWSKDFPAVDSVLVKLLEVMEGMDKETFEFKFGKELTFTTVLSDQQVVELIPGGSGIVVGYEDRSRFIQLVQKARLEESKEQVAAMQAGLLKVVPQAVLDLLTWQELEKKVCGDPEVTVDALRKLTRFEDFEPSDTRVQYFWEALNNFTNEDRSRFLRFVTGRSRLPARIYIYPDKLGYETTDALPESSTCSSTLFLPHYASAKVCEEKLRYAAYNCVAIDTDMSPWEE from the exons ATGGCTGGCCCGGGTCCGGGCGCGGCGCTAGAGTCCCCGCGACAGCTGCTGGGCCGTGTACGCTTTCTGGCGGAGGCAGCGAAGAGCCTCCGTGCCGGGCGGCCGCTGCCGGCGGCGCTAGCTTTTGTGCCCCGCGAGGTGCTCTACAAGCTTTACAAGGACCCGGCGGGACCGTCGCGCGTGCTGCTGCCGGTGTGGGAGGCGGAAGGCCTGGGGCTGCGTGTGGGAGCCACGGGCCCGGCCCCCGGCACCGGCTCCGGGGCCCTCCGCGCGGCCCGCGACAGCATCGAGCTGCGGCGCGGCGCCTGCGTGCGCACCACAGGCGAAGAGCTGTGCAACGGCCACGGGCTCTGGGTGAAGCTGACCAAG GAGCAGCTGGCGGAACACCTGGGCGACTGCGGGCTGGACGAAGGCTGGCTCCTGGTGTGCCGCCCGGCCGAGGGCGGGGCCCGCCTGGTACCCATCGACACTCCAGACCACCtccagcggcagcagcagctcttcGGAGTGGACTACCGCCCGGTGCTCAG ATGGGAACAGGTGGTGGACTTGACATACTCGCATCGCCTGGGATCAAGGCCTCAGCCGGCCGAGGCATACACTGAAGCTGTACAAAGGCTACT CTATGTGCCCCCGACGTGGACCTACGAGTGCGACGAGGACCTGATCCACTTCTTGTACGACCACCTGGGCAAGGAGGATGAGAACCTGGGTAGCGTGAAGCAGTATGTGGAGAGCATAGACGTTTCCTCCTACACG GAGGAGTTCAATGTGTCCTGCCTGACAGACAGCAACGCGGACACCTACTGGGAGAGCGATGGGTCCCAGTGCCAGCACTGGGTACGGCTGACCATGAAAAAGGGCACCATTGTCAA GAAACTACTACTCACGGTGGATACCACAGATGACAACTTTATGCCTAAGCGGGTGGTGGTCTATGGGGGTGAAGGGGACAACCTGAAGAAGCTGAGTGACGTGAGCATTGACGA GACCCTGATCGGGGACGTCTGTGTCCTGGAGGACATGACTGTCCACCTCCCGATCATCGAGATCCGCATCGTCGAGTGCCGAG ATGACGGGATTGATGTGCGTCTTCGAGGGGTCAAGATCAAGTCTTCTAGACAGCGAGAATTAGGGCTAAATGCAGACCTGTTTCAGCCCACCAATCTCGTGCGATACCCACGCCTAGAAGGCACTGACCCGGAAGTACTGTAccgcagagctgttctcctgcaGAG ATTCATAAAGATCTTAGACAGCGTCCTGCACCACCTGGTACCGGCCTGGGACCACACGCTGGGCACCTTTAGTGAGATTAAG CAAGTGAAGCAGTTCCTGCTGCTGTCACGCCAGCGGCCAggcctggtggcccagtgcctGCGTGACTCAGAGAGCAGCAAGCCCAGCTTCATGCCACGTCTGTACATCAACCGGCGCCTCGCCATGGAACACCGTGCCTGCCCCTTACGGGATCCCGCCTGCAAGAACGCTGTCTTCACCCAG GTTTACGAAGGCCTCAAGCCCTCTGACAAGTATGAAAAGCCCCTGGACTACAG GTGGCCCATGCGCTATGACCagtggtgggagtgtaaattcaTTGCAGAAGGCATCATTGACCAAG GAGGTGGTTTCCGGGACAGCTTGGCAGACATGTCAGAAGAACTGTGCCCTAGCTCGGCGGATACCCCTGTGCCTCTGCCCTTCTTTGTACGGACGGCCAACCAG GGCAATGGCACAGGCGAGGCCCGGGACATGTATGTGCCCAACCCCTCCTGCCGGGACTTTGCCAAGTATGAGTGGATCGGACAGCTGATGGGGGCTGCCCTGCGGGGTAAGGAGTTCCTG GTCCTGGCTCTACCGGGTTTCGTGTGGAAGCAGCTATCTGGTGAGGAGGTGAGCTGGAGCAAGGACTTCCCAGCTGTGGACTCTGTGCTG GTGAAGCTCTTGGAAGTGATGGAAGGAATGGACAAGGAGACATTTGAGTTCAAATTTGGGAAGGAGCTAACATTCACCACTGTGCTGAGTGACCAGCAGGTGGTGGAGCTGATCCCTGGGGGTTCAGGCATCGTGGTGGGATATGAGGACCGTTCCCGTTTCATCCAACTGGTGCAGAAGGCACGGCTAGAAGAGAGCAAGGAGCAG gtggCAGCCATGCAGGCAGGTCTGCTGAAGGTGGTGCCGCAGGCTGTGCTGGACTTGCTGACGTGGCAAGAATTGGAGAAGAAGGTGTGCGGGGACCCAGAGGTCACTGTGGATGCCCTGCGCAAGCTCA CCCGGTTTGAGGACTTCGAGCCATCTGACACCCGGGTGCAGTACTTTTGGGAGGCACTGAACAACTTCACCAATG AGGACCGGAGCCGCTTCCTGCGCTTTGTCACCGGCCGCAGCCGTCTGCCGGCACGGATCTACATCTACCCAGACAAGCTGGG CTATGAGACCACAGACGCGCTGCCCGAGTCTTCCACCTGCTCCAGCACCCTCTTCCTGCCGCACTATGCCAG CGCCAAGGTGTGTGAGGAGAAGCTCCGATATGCTGCCTACAACTGTGTGGCCATTGACACCGACATGAGCCCTTGGGAGGAGTGA